One Paenisporosarcina sp. FSL H8-0542 genomic region harbors:
- a CDS encoding PP2C family serine/threonine-protein phosphatase: MNSIRHPFLEVFVYQEAKEGNNESGDTYFTYMNEEYFLCAIADGLGNGPIARQSSEIIPMILAEYHHETIDELLLRCNKLMFQKRGAAVAIVKVNFSAKTIAYSCVGNIKFYMTRRDDDKMIYPLPVMGYLSGRPQKLRTQIYSYKPGDLFLFHSDGVVLGNPKSTMRSSTGAYDLHQTLIQTIKHGDDATFIAGSLLQ, from the coding sequence ATGAACTCGATACGACATCCTTTTTTAGAGGTATTCGTCTATCAGGAAGCAAAAGAGGGAAACAATGAATCGGGAGATACGTATTTCACGTATATGAATGAGGAGTATTTTTTATGTGCTATTGCTGATGGCTTAGGCAACGGACCAATTGCGAGACAATCATCTGAAATCATTCCGATGATTTTGGCAGAATACCATCATGAAACAATTGATGAATTATTGCTGAGATGCAACAAATTAATGTTCCAAAAACGTGGCGCTGCTGTAGCGATTGTCAAAGTAAACTTTTCTGCTAAGACCATTGCATATAGCTGTGTAGGAAACATCAAGTTTTATATGACTAGAAGAGATGACGATAAAATGATTTACCCACTACCAGTAATGGGTTATTTATCGGGAAGACCTCAAAAGCTTCGAACTCAAATTTATTCCTATAAACCGGGTGATTTGTTCCTTTTCCATTCCGATGGTGTCGTCTTAGGAAACCCCAAGAGCACGATGAGAAGTAGTACAGGAGCTTATGATTTGCACCAAACATTAATACAAACAATTAAACATGGTGACGATGCAACATTTATCGCCGGTAGCCTGCTCCAATAA